A region from the Streptomyces tsukubensis genome encodes:
- a CDS encoding chloride channel protein has translation MGTDEGSAAPGGSGGSGSGSAAGGPPGKGAKSQGSEGEGPGSQGAAPSGPGTASAVPLGDILRSRGYLTLLLFSAVLGAPIALLAFLFVSLQHELQRAVWTDLPKAVGYAEAPWWWPLPALLLAGLILVPVVTRLPGGGGHQPVKGLGGPPLGPSALPGVVIAALATLPLGVVLGPEAPLMALGSGLALLALGSVKRSAHPKAGLVLAMSGSTTAISTIFGGPLVAVVMVVEAAGLAGTQLFVLLLPCLLASGVGALVFTGFGRWTGFSTGALELPSVPPNTTPDPGDFLWGVPVAVLIAVIVFSAHRIGTVTARWTELRTAPRTVACAVAVGVLIAAYALITGRSPAEAALSGQTTLGALAADPGAWPVAALLVLVVCKGLAWGIALGSLRGGPIFPAVLLGAAMGVACSGLPGLGTTSGLALGMVTATAAVTRLPVTSALLTTLLLGPDASNQTPLIAVCAVVGFVTAHLLERARGRREKKGAAEAGAAAGSA, from the coding sequence ATGGGTACGGACGAGGGAAGCGCGGCACCGGGCGGGAGCGGCGGCTCCGGTTCCGGATCCGCCGCCGGAGGGCCACCGGGGAAGGGCGCCAAGTCGCAGGGCTCCGAGGGGGAGGGCCCGGGGAGTCAGGGCGCCGCGCCCAGCGGGCCGGGGACGGCCAGCGCGGTGCCCCTGGGGGACATTCTTCGAAGCCGCGGATATCTGACCCTGCTGCTCTTCTCGGCGGTCCTCGGCGCCCCGATCGCCCTTCTCGCCTTCCTCTTCGTCAGCCTTCAGCACGAACTCCAGCGTGCCGTCTGGACCGATCTGCCGAAAGCCGTCGGCTATGCCGAAGCCCCCTGGTGGTGGCCGCTGCCCGCGCTGCTGCTGGCCGGGCTGATCCTCGTGCCGGTCGTCACCCGTCTCCCCGGCGGCGGCGGTCACCAGCCGGTGAAAGGGCTCGGCGGGCCGCCGCTCGGGCCGTCGGCGCTGCCGGGCGTCGTGATCGCGGCGCTCGCGACGCTGCCGCTGGGCGTGGTGCTCGGGCCCGAGGCCCCTCTGATGGCGCTCGGCAGCGGTCTCGCGCTCCTCGCCCTCGGGTCCGTGAAACGTTCCGCCCATCCGAAGGCCGGACTGGTGCTGGCGATGAGCGGATCGACCACCGCGATCTCCACGATCTTCGGCGGGCCGCTGGTCGCGGTCGTGATGGTCGTCGAAGCGGCGGGGCTGGCCGGTACCCAGCTCTTCGTCCTGCTGCTGCCCTGTCTGCTGGCCAGCGGGGTCGGCGCGCTCGTCTTCACCGGCTTCGGCAGATGGACCGGCTTCTCCACGGGCGCGCTCGAACTGCCGTCCGTACCGCCGAACACCACCCCGGACCCCGGGGACTTCCTGTGGGGCGTGCCCGTCGCCGTACTGATCGCCGTGATCGTGTTCTCCGCCCACCGGATCGGTACGGTCACCGCCCGGTGGACCGAGCTGCGCACCGCGCCGCGCACGGTGGCCTGCGCCGTCGCCGTCGGGGTGCTCATCGCCGCGTACGCCCTGATCACCGGCCGGTCCCCGGCCGAGGCGGCACTCTCCGGGCAGACCACGCTCGGGGCGCTCGCCGCCGATCCGGGCGCCTGGCCGGTCGCCGCGCTCCTGGTGCTCGTCGTCTGCAAGGGGCTGGCCTGGGGCATCGCGCTCGGCAGCCTGCGCGGCGGGCCGATCTTCCCGGCCGTGCTGCTCGGGGCGGCGATGGGGGTGGCCTGCTCGGGGCTGCCGGGGCTCGGGACGACCTCGGGGCTCGCGCTCGGAATGGTGACCGCGACGGCGGCGGTCACCCGGCTGCCCGTCACCAGCGCCTTGCTGACCACGCTGCTGCTCGGGCCGGACGCGTCGAATCAGACGCCGCTGATCGCGGTCTGCGCGGTCGTCGGCTTCGTCACGGCGCATCTGCTGGAGCGTGCGAGAGGGAGGCGGGAGAAGAAGGGGGCGGCGGAGGCGGGGGCAGCTGCCGGGAGTGCGTGA
- a CDS encoding DUF7144 family membrane protein, with protein MTQAPQPTGTPPHRSGAHGTGPGSSGNSSWAVGGVVFAGVLMLCSGVLAILQGIAAINKDVIYGTVGDYVYRINLTGWGWIHLIIGILLVIAGYGVLKNMEWARWLGIFLASISLIAQFLFLPYLPVWALIVIAIDVFIIWALAVYRPEDPEARLL; from the coding sequence ATGACCCAGGCACCACAGCCGACCGGGACCCCGCCGCACAGGTCCGGGGCCCACGGCACCGGCCCCGGTTCATCGGGCAACAGCTCATGGGCGGTCGGCGGGGTCGTTTTCGCCGGGGTCCTGATGCTGTGCAGCGGTGTCCTCGCGATCCTCCAGGGCATCGCGGCCATCAACAAGGACGTGATCTACGGAACGGTCGGGGACTACGTCTACCGGATCAACCTCACCGGCTGGGGCTGGATCCACCTGATCATCGGCATCCTGCTGGTGATCGCCGGCTACGGGGTGCTCAAGAACATGGAGTGGGCGCGCTGGCTGGGCATCTTCCTGGCCTCCATCAGCCTGATCGCCCAGTTCCTGTTCCTCCCGTATCTGCCGGTCTGGGCCCTGATCGTGATCGCGATCGACGTGTTCATCATCTGGGCACTGGCGGTGTACCGCCCGGAGGACCCGGAAGCTCGGCTGCTCTGA
- a CDS encoding SMP-30/gluconolactonase/LRE family protein: MNKSPSSSRRFTGAAALVVLTALYVAQAGAVPQASTRVAPVPSADAGEPPARSGDGKARMERAEEADGVAAPVRGAARLNIDSGQQPEGIVAEPDGSVVVTFAPTRQIVRITPSGELRVLATLPAPPPQAETPAVGEPYAGGIVRAEDGTLYVTYATGTDDLTGVWRIAADGGVPRRVVALPSGGLPNGIALDTRSRQLYITDSFAGRVWRAPAAGGPAVVWSADPLLARHSEGFAGANGIRVHAGAVWVTNHDRGTVLRFPVTGPRSAPVAGRPETVAEGLGEIDDLVFTGDGDGLLVAGVTDSRVLLVRDGKGTPVLDEEDGLQNPTALARHGTTVHIASSAQYTLTDPHVLSATLTR, translated from the coding sequence GTGAACAAGTCCCCGTCGTCCTCGCGCAGGTTCACCGGTGCTGCCGCGCTCGTCGTTCTGACTGCTCTGTACGTCGCCCAGGCCGGGGCGGTGCCCCAGGCGTCCACCCGGGTCGCCCCCGTACCCTCGGCGGATGCCGGTGAGCCACCCGCGCGGTCGGGCGACGGTAAGGCCCGAATGGAAAGGGCCGAAGAGGCGGATGGGGTGGCCGCGCCGGTCCGGGGGGCCGCGCGGCTGAACATCGACTCCGGGCAGCAGCCGGAGGGCATCGTCGCCGAACCGGACGGTTCGGTCGTCGTCACCTTCGCGCCCACCCGTCAGATCGTCCGGATCACCCCGTCCGGCGAACTGCGCGTCCTGGCCACGCTGCCCGCCCCGCCGCCGCAGGCCGAGACGCCCGCGGTCGGCGAGCCGTACGCGGGCGGAATCGTACGGGCCGAGGACGGGACGCTGTACGTCACGTACGCCACCGGGACCGACGACCTCACCGGTGTCTGGCGGATCGCGGCGGACGGGGGCGTTCCGCGCCGGGTCGTCGCGCTGCCCTCCGGCGGTCTGCCGAACGGGATCGCCCTGGACACCCGGTCCCGGCAGCTCTACATCACCGACTCCTTCGCCGGACGGGTGTGGCGGGCGCCTGCGGCCGGGGGCCCGGCGGTGGTGTGGAGCGCCGATCCGCTGCTCGCCCGGCATTCCGAGGGGTTCGCCGGGGCCAACGGGATCAGGGTCCACGCCGGAGCGGTCTGGGTGACCAACCACGACCGCGGCACCGTACTGCGGTTTCCGGTGACGGGGCCGCGGTCCGCGCCCGTCGCGGGGCGGCCCGAGACGGTGGCCGAGGGGTTGGGCGAGATCGACGACCTGGTGTTCACCGGCGACGGCGACGGTCTGCTGGTCGCCGGGGTCACCGACAGCAGGGTGCTGCTGGTCCGCGACGGCAAGGGCACTCCCGTACTGGACGAGGAGGACGGGCTGCAGAATCCCACGGCGCTGGCCCGGCACGGTACGACGGTGCATATCGCCAGTTCGGCGCAGTACACGCTCACCGATCCGCATGTTCTCAGCGCAACCCTGACCCGGTGA